The following coding sequences are from one Paracoccus zhejiangensis window:
- a CDS encoding LysR substrate-binding domain-containing protein encodes MARTYRQPTLRQIEVFKAVIETGTVSRAAETLNMSQPAASKLLSNLEADTGLDLFERRRGLLIPTERGQRFYEEVDRIFSGLDQIALAIDNLRSEERGRLTIGVLPALSGRFISTAIRSFSNEQPEVFVSLHARSSQFLVDWMRSGKVDVCIVAGRVEDPHIQVEPILNMPMVCMLPPDHPLMERPELTVSDLATEPLVAFMHSSYTRLRLERAFEAEGHQPRVVTEATTAQNVCELVAAGMGIALVHPIYAETVEGRVSVRPFVPDNFLDFQLCRLRHGRNRRLVATFVEMVRATAKAFARDGMITRSDRSIR; translated from the coding sequence ATGGCGCGCACCTACAGGCAACCCACCTTGCGGCAGATCGAGGTCTTCAAGGCGGTGATCGAAACCGGCACCGTCAGCCGTGCCGCCGAGACGTTGAACATGTCCCAGCCAGCGGCCAGCAAGCTGTTGTCGAATCTGGAAGCCGATACCGGGCTGGATCTGTTCGAACGGCGTCGCGGCCTTCTGATCCCGACGGAGCGGGGGCAGCGGTTCTACGAAGAGGTCGACCGGATCTTCTCGGGCCTGGATCAGATTGCGCTGGCCATCGACAATCTGCGCAGCGAAGAACGAGGCCGCCTGACCATCGGTGTCCTGCCGGCCCTGTCGGGGCGCTTCATCTCGACGGCGATCCGCAGCTTTTCGAACGAACAGCCCGAGGTCTTCGTCTCGCTCCATGCCCGATCGTCGCAGTTCCTCGTGGACTGGATGCGATCCGGAAAGGTCGATGTATGCATTGTCGCGGGGCGCGTGGAAGATCCGCATATCCAGGTAGAGCCGATCCTGAACATGCCCATGGTCTGCATGTTGCCGCCGGATCACCCGCTTATGGAAAGGCCGGAACTGACCGTCTCGGATCTGGCGACCGAGCCACTGGTGGCGTTCATGCACAGCAGCTATACGCGGCTCCGGCTGGAACGCGCATTCGAGGCTGAAGGCCACCAACCCCGCGTCGTGACCGAAGCCACGACGGCCCAGAATGTCTGCGAACTGGTTGCGGCCGGAATGGGCATTGCGCTGGTCCACCCGATCTATGCGGAAACGGTCGAGGGGCGCGTGTCGGTGCGCCCCTTCGTGCCGGATAATTTCCTGGATTTTCAGCTGTGCCGCCTGCGTCACGGCCGGAACCGTCGTCTTGTCGCGACATTTGTGGAAATGGTGCGAGCGACGGCCAAAGCCTTCGCTCGCGACGGCATGATCACTCGATCAGATCGGTCAATTCGGTGA
- a CDS encoding NAD(P)/FAD-dependent oxidoreductase: protein MIGATKEEVGTDVSSTTRASAWLSRKTVEIAPALAKVQLVRHWSGLRIMTPDGHPVYAQSPDHPGIFIASCHSGVTLAAVHAKELADQVASGTLPETYEPFHHRRFDVQTAC, encoded by the coding sequence ATGATCGGTGCGACGAAAGAGGAAGTCGGCACGGACGTGTCTTCGACCACGCGGGCCTCGGCTTGGCTGTCCCGCAAGACCGTCGAGATTGCCCCGGCTCTGGCCAAGGTGCAGTTGGTGCGGCATTGGTCGGGCCTTCGGATCATGACCCCGGATGGCCATCCCGTTTATGCGCAATCGCCCGATCATCCCGGCATCTTCATCGCCAGCTGCCATTCGGGCGTTACCCTGGCCGCGGTTCACGCGAAGGAACTGGCCGACCAGGTCGCATCGGGCACACTTCCCGAAACCTACGAACCTTTCCACCATAGGCGCTTTGATGTTCAGACAGCTTGCTGA
- a CDS encoding (2Fe-2S)-binding protein produces MFRQLADPGDPSFHVHIDGVETVARPGDTVAAILLRTTPHIARHTPVKETPRAPFCLMGVCFDCLATVDDETSVQTCLVEARPGMRIERAKGKLRIAP; encoded by the coding sequence ATGTTCAGACAGCTTGCTGATCCCGGTGATCCTTCTTTCCATGTCCATATCGACGGCGTCGAGACCGTGGCCCGTCCCGGCGACACGGTAGCTGCAATCCTGCTTCGCACGACGCCGCATATCGCCCGGCACACGCCGGTCAAGGAAACGCCACGTGCGCCGTTTTGCCTGATGGGCGTTTGTTTCGATTGCCTTGCGACGGTGGATGACGAAACGTCGGTGCAGACCTGTCTGGTCGAGGCGCGCCCCGGAATGCGGATCGAGCGTGCCAAAGGCAAGCTAAGGATCGCGCCATGA
- a CDS encoding FAD/NAD(P)-dependent oxidoreductase, which translates to MTAQHDILIVGAGPAGMAAAVQMAELGLAPLVIDEQTTPGGQIWRAGEGARSDAVRQALGPDYAQGADRIARFRASGVDYMPGTRLWHLEPGFQVFMSQGNAAFSRRYRAVLLATGAQERPVPIPGWTLPGVMTVGAAQILLKTSAQIPDEPVWIAGSGPLPLLYMRQLLALGGKIAGYLDTTPRGQVGRVAPHAMAAFRGRGDLIKGLKWMRQLRAAGFPWLRGVRDLRAIGQDRVETVSYTTSDGKSHRKPASLLLLHEGVVPSIHATLAMNCDHDWSEGQGCFIPRTDDMGMTSVDGLYLAGDGAGIVGALAAEARGRIAALGIAQRLGVGSLDQRLRETRATLAQKMASRPVIDALYPPPDADIPDETVICRCEELTAGEIRAAAKLHRGGPNQVKAYTRCGMGPCQGRQCGYSVNRILSEEYNQSRAETGFFRIRPPLKPVTLGELAALEEGREAP; encoded by the coding sequence ATGACGGCCCAACACGACATCCTGATCGTCGGCGCGGGACCGGCAGGCATGGCGGCTGCAGTGCAGATGGCCGAACTGGGGCTGGCCCCCTTGGTCATCGACGAACAGACGACGCCCGGAGGTCAGATTTGGCGGGCCGGCGAAGGCGCGCGATCGGACGCGGTGCGGCAGGCTCTGGGTCCGGACTATGCGCAGGGCGCGGACAGGATCGCGCGGTTCCGCGCGTCCGGTGTCGATTACATGCCCGGCACACGCCTGTGGCACCTAGAGCCGGGCTTTCAGGTCTTCATGTCGCAGGGCAACGCCGCCTTCTCGCGCAGGTATCGCGCCGTCCTGCTGGCGACCGGGGCGCAAGAACGGCCGGTTCCGATCCCCGGTTGGACGCTGCCCGGCGTGATGACGGTCGGCGCCGCACAGATCCTGCTGAAAACCTCGGCCCAGATCCCGGATGAGCCTGTCTGGATCGCCGGTTCCGGGCCGCTGCCGCTGCTTTACATGCGGCAGTTGCTGGCCTTGGGCGGCAAGATTGCAGGTTATCTGGACACGACGCCACGCGGGCAGGTGGGCAGGGTTGCCCCCCATGCGATGGCTGCCTTTCGCGGGCGAGGCGACCTCATCAAGGGGTTGAAGTGGATGCGGCAATTGCGGGCGGCAGGCTTCCCGTGGTTGCGCGGGGTCCGCGATCTTCGGGCGATCGGGCAGGATCGGGTCGAAACCGTATCCTATACCACGTCCGACGGAAAATCCCACAGGAAGCCGGCATCGCTGCTGCTTCTGCACGAAGGAGTCGTGCCGTCGATCCATGCCACGCTGGCGATGAATTGCGATCATGACTGGTCCGAGGGCCAAGGCTGCTTCATCCCGCGAACCGATGACATGGGCATGACCAGCGTGGATGGCCTCTATCTGGCCGGGGACGGTGCCGGTATCGTCGGGGCGCTTGCCGCCGAGGCGCGAGGGCGGATTGCCGCCTTGGGCATTGCGCAGCGCCTGGGCGTGGGATCGCTGGATCAGCGGCTTCGCGAGACACGCGCGACCTTGGCGCAAAAGATGGCATCACGCCCGGTGATCGACGCGCTTTACCCGCCGCCCGATGCGGATATCCCTGATGAGACAGTCATTTGCCGGTGCGAGGAACTGACGGCCGGTGAAATTCGCGCCGCCGCCAAGCTGCACCGCGGCGGCCCGAACCAGGTCAAGGCCTATACCCGATGCGGAATGGGTCCATGCCAAGGTCGCCAATGCGGCTACAGCGTGAACCGGATCCTGTCCGAGGAATACAATCAAAGCCGCGCGGAAACCGGCTTCTTCCGAATCCGTCCGCCGTTGAAGCCTGTGACGCTGGGAGAACTCGCTGCCCTTGAAGAGGGGCGCGAGGCACCATGA
- a CDS encoding NAD(P)/FAD-dependent oxidoreductase translates to MSSPDVIVIGGGLHGLSAALHLARGGADVTVLEGEFVGRHASGASAAGVRTLGRNPLEMPLSTIAMDMWHRIADLVDDDCGFHAHGQLRVAETDDQMGAERQRISRLRDNGYSNEALIGQDQLRRLVPGINPKFIGAAYAADDGAADPHRTLVAFRAAARRAGVTIVEGAPVQGLNRTGGGWTVRTQAGTFVASKAVNAAGAWGSRVAAMAGETIPLLAKASMMMVTERLTQTIRPVVSIIGRSLSFKQSSQGTLVLGGGIQGRYDLDSGRTAMDFHALARGAAAAEELMPSVAGARITRCWSGIEGKTQDLLPVICPGKTEGLFHIFGFSGHGFQLVPAAGAAMAEMVTTGVVPEVLRPFDADRLTIKGAVA, encoded by the coding sequence ATGAGCAGCCCTGACGTCATCGTCATCGGCGGCGGCCTGCACGGTCTGTCCGCAGCCTTGCATCTTGCCAGAGGCGGGGCCGATGTCACCGTTCTGGAAGGCGAGTTCGTTGGACGCCACGCCTCTGGCGCATCCGCGGCCGGTGTGCGCACCCTGGGGCGAAACCCGCTTGAAATGCCGCTTTCGACAATCGCGATGGACATGTGGCACCGGATCGCCGACTTGGTGGACGACGACTGCGGGTTTCATGCCCATGGCCAGCTCAGGGTTGCTGAAACCGATGACCAGATGGGTGCCGAGAGGCAGCGCATTTCGCGCCTGAGAGATAACGGATATTCCAATGAGGCGCTCATCGGCCAGGATCAGTTGCGCCGACTGGTTCCGGGCATCAATCCCAAATTCATCGGTGCCGCCTATGCAGCGGATGACGGTGCGGCGGATCCTCATCGCACTCTGGTCGCATTCCGCGCAGCGGCCCGGCGTGCCGGCGTGACCATCGTGGAAGGGGCGCCGGTCCAGGGACTGAATCGCACGGGCGGCGGTTGGACGGTCCGGACGCAAGCCGGCACGTTCGTTGCGTCAAAGGCCGTCAATGCCGCAGGCGCCTGGGGTTCCCGCGTTGCTGCGATGGCGGGCGAGACGATCCCCCTGTTGGCCAAGGCCTCGATGATGATGGTGACGGAACGGCTGACCCAGACGATCCGCCCGGTCGTCAGCATCATCGGCCGGTCGCTGTCATTCAAGCAATCCTCGCAGGGCACCCTTGTTCTGGGCGGGGGAATACAGGGGCGATATGATCTGGATAGCGGGCGCACCGCCATGGATTTCCACGCCTTGGCCAGAGGAGCCGCGGCCGCAGAAGAATTGATGCCTTCGGTCGCCGGAGCCCGGATCACCCGCTGTTGGTCGGGGATCGAGGGCAAGACGCAGGATCTTCTGCCCGTCATCTGTCCGGGCAAGACCGAAGGTCTTTTTCATATCTTCGGATTCTCGGGTCACGGTTTCCAGCTCGTGCCGGCCGCAGGGGCGGCGATGGCCGAGATGGTGACGACAGGTGTCGTGCCCGAGGTTCTGCGTCCATTCGATGCAGATCGACTGACAATCAAAGGAGCCGTGGCATGA
- a CDS encoding ABC transporter permease has protein sequence MTQYVIRRALLAIPTLLLMLTVVFVLVRLVPGDAAIAILGDQASAESLAAMRAQLGLDQPIHIQYVDFLAKAITGDFGHSLSTGRSVLQEVAIVLPYTLELTAAALVIGALFGIPLGTYAALHRNLWPDYFSRVLSLVGLSFPAFVSGILLLLAFAVHLRWFPVISSGGSGAGDHIRNLALPALNLGLIMTAYITRVTRSSMLGVLNEDYIRTARAKGVRPGPLIRRHALRNALIPVVTVVGLYFGTLIGNSVLTEIVFSRPGLGRLILGALNARDYTLLQGLMVVFATFVILVNMLTDIAYGLVDPRVKYN, from the coding sequence ATGACCCAATACGTGATCCGACGCGCCCTGCTGGCGATTCCGACCTTGCTGCTGATGCTGACCGTCGTCTTCGTGCTGGTCCGGCTGGTGCCGGGGGACGCCGCCATCGCGATCCTGGGCGATCAGGCCAGCGCCGAATCCCTGGCCGCGATGCGGGCGCAGCTTGGACTGGATCAACCGATCCACATCCAATATGTCGATTTCCTGGCCAAGGCGATCACCGGCGATTTCGGACACTCGCTATCGACGGGGCGCAGCGTCCTGCAAGAAGTGGCGATCGTCCTGCCCTATACCCTGGAGCTGACGGCAGCGGCACTTGTGATCGGCGCGCTGTTCGGCATCCCCTTGGGAACCTATGCCGCTCTGCATCGGAACCTGTGGCCGGACTATTTCAGCAGGGTTCTGTCGCTTGTCGGGCTATCCTTCCCGGCTTTCGTCTCGGGCATCCTGCTGCTTCTGGCCTTTGCCGTCCATCTGCGCTGGTTCCCCGTCATCAGCAGCGGTGGCAGCGGGGCAGGGGATCACATTCGCAACCTCGCGCTGCCCGCCTTGAACCTGGGCCTTATCATGACGGCCTATATCACGCGGGTCACGCGATCTTCCATGCTGGGCGTGCTGAACGAGGATTACATCCGCACGGCCCGCGCCAAGGGCGTGCGCCCCGGCCCGCTGATCCGGCGCCATGCGCTGCGCAACGCGCTGATCCCGGTGGTGACCGTCGTCGGCCTCTATTTCGGAACGCTGATCGGAAACTCTGTCCTGACCGAGATCGTCTTTTCGCGGCCGGGGCTAGGCCGATTGATCCTGGGGGCGCTGAATGCCCGCGATTACACCTTGCTGCAGGGTCTGATGGTCGTCTTCGCGACCTTCGTGATCCTTGTGAACATGCTGACTGACATTGCCTACGGGCTGGTCGATCCGAGGGTGAAATACAACTGA
- a CDS encoding ABC transporter permease, which produces MSITSDIPVRQNALWLAFRRNRLSWVGLALLAVIVCAAVFAPLLAPYDPLEQHIVNRLQPPSAEFWLGTDTYGRDVLSRLIYGARVSLVVGFVAILIAMVVGSAIGILSGFIGGVFDRVVMSFLDVMLSFPTLLLGLMIAAMLGASFENLVIAIAITEIAPFARVARAPTIALKQRDFIEAGRAMGYSNPRLMGLHIFPNMVSEVVVMGSMWMASAIRTEASLSFIGLGVPPPTPTWGSMIREGFENILDSWWLVLFPSLAILLTVLALNILGDALRDAIDPKTRAE; this is translated from the coding sequence ATGTCCATCACATCCGATATTCCCGTCCGCCAGAACGCCCTGTGGCTAGCGTTTCGCCGCAACCGTCTGTCCTGGGTCGGGCTGGCCCTGTTGGCCGTGATCGTCTGCGCGGCAGTGTTCGCCCCGCTTCTGGCCCCCTACGATCCGCTGGAACAGCATATCGTCAACCGTCTGCAACCGCCTTCCGCCGAATTCTGGCTGGGCACCGACACCTATGGGCGGGATGTGCTGTCGCGGTTGATCTATGGCGCACGGGTGTCGCTGGTCGTGGGCTTCGTCGCGATCCTGATCGCGATGGTGGTAGGATCGGCCATCGGCATTCTGTCGGGCTTTATCGGTGGCGTCTTCGACCGTGTGGTGATGAGCTTCCTCGATGTCATGCTGTCCTTTCCGACCCTTCTTCTGGGTCTGATGATCGCCGCGATGCTGGGCGCCAGTTTCGAGAACCTCGTGATCGCCATCGCCATCACCGAGATTGCGCCCTTCGCACGGGTCGCCCGCGCGCCGACAATCGCCCTGAAGCAGCGTGACTTCATCGAAGCGGGCCGGGCGATGGGATATTCCAATCCACGGCTCATGGGTCTTCACATTTTCCCCAACATGGTTTCCGAAGTCGTCGTGATGGGATCGATGTGGATGGCCAGCGCCATCCGGACCGAGGCTTCGCTCAGCTTCATCGGGCTTGGCGTGCCGCCGCCCACGCCGACCTGGGGCAGCATGATCCGCGAGGGATTCGAGAACATCCTGGATTCCTGGTGGCTTGTCCTCTTTCCCAGTCTTGCGATCCTGTTGACGGTTTTGGCCCTCAACATCCTCGGCGACGCCTTGCGCGATGCGATCGATCCGAAAACCCGCGCGGAATGA